From the genome of Uranotaenia lowii strain MFRU-FL chromosome 1, ASM2978415v1, whole genome shotgun sequence, one region includes:
- the LOC129756438 gene encoding putative uncharacterized protein DDB_G0268364, producing the protein MELPMCRLCLAPNSGCTDLFDTRTRQPNVLLLQKVVECTSIKLTVEDDCPSSVCGHCVGKLNELSAFKIQCIVNNDFYREKQAELRKQLIASLDPEFAAQVTAAVANQKRKAEAVQLLLQVPQHQQQPTATTEVVCLDDDEEEQPAKQPEQPKNPEPVTIITARMPSGPVQKTPVKVVEEIIIDDDEEETDAMDQQQDEQQQHYEQPTSTLNTSSGFRRSLQNYEDGNEDFPLDDYELVEGQEVDDLQQEQQYIAYHQQQQQLQYQQQYQEEQNMMDNGAILTSILLDDEEDSTDGLQPSSKRPLQYFECHVCQREFTAQSKLELHLKQHSQNRLKCFICGKWVVLHLLRHLRSQHPGQQFPEPVRCWHNKCAHVQEVFYGVDQLLAHMDAKRTYRK; encoded by the exons ATGGAACTTCCCATGTGTCGCCTCTGTTTGGCACCCAATTCCGGATGCACAGACCTGTTCGATACCCGAACGAGACAACCCAACGTTCTGTTGCTCCAAAAAGTTGTCGAGTGTACCTCCATTAAG CTCACGGTAGAAGACGACTGTCCTTCGTCTGTCTGTGGCCATTGCGTGGGGAAACTAAACGAGCTATCCGCCTTCAAGATTCAGTGCATCGTCAATAATGATTTTTACCGGGAAAAACAAGCCGAATTGCGCAAACAGTTAATCGCCAGTTTGGATCCGGAATTCGCCGCCCAAGTGACCGCAGCTGTTGCCAACCAGAAGCGCAAAGCAGAAGCTGTGCAGTTGCTCTTGCAAGTTCCGCAGCATCAACAGCAGCCGACAGCAACTACTGAAGTTGTTTGTCTGGATGATGATGAGGAGGAACAACCCGCCAAGCAGCCGGAGCAACCTAAAAATCCTGAACCGGTCACCATTATTACGGCTCGAATGCCGTCTGGCCCTGTACAGAAAACTCCTGTCAAGGTGGTGGAAGAGATTATTATCGACGATGATGAGGAAGAg ACTGACGCCATGGATCAACAACAAGACGAACAACAACAGCACTATGAGCAGCCCACATCAACTCTGAACACATCATCCGGCTTCCGAAGATCGCTACAGAACTACGAAGATGGCAACGAAGATTTCCCGTTGGACGACTACGAGCTGGTCGAGGGTCAAGAAGTCGATGACCTCCAGCAGGAACAGCAATACATTGCCTATcaccagcagcaacaacagcttCAGTACCAGCAGCAGTATCAGGAGGAGCAGAACATGATGGACAACGGAGCGATCCTCACTTCGATCCTGCTGGACGACGAAGAGGACAGCACCGATGGGCTGCAACCCTCCTCGAAACGACCGCTTCAGTACTTCGAGTGTCACGTGTGCCAGCGCGAATTCACCGCCCAATCAAAGTTGGAACTGCATCTGAAGCAGCACTCCCAAAACCGGTTGAAGTGTTTCATCTGCGGCAAGTGGGTGGTGCTGCATCTGCTGAGACATCTGCGTTCCCAGCATCCTGGTCAGCAGTTTCCGGAACCGGTTCGTTGCTGGCACAACAAGTGCGCCCACGTACAGGAAGTCTTCTACGGCGTCGATCAGCTGCTGGCGCACATGGACGCAAAACGAACCTATCGGAAGTGA
- the LOC129747967 gene encoding ubiquitin carboxyl-terminal hydrolase 16, with translation MVKKKCNTFKDQDSSTESNDDLMGRGSAGPIQAGSGESCKHALKAVEMSAIRKRLKTSGLDRECAKCAEETKGEKPLVSLLDDDENGFAYDTALWMCLKCGTQLCGRSQMKHAKAHYETPRSDQHSLCINTTNFEIWCYQCDDRVKPNSLPRLQECVEFVKKTANKSKELDYQDQPFGPLNVGDNELIAVMGDVLPIQNSVSGPTPAVNSSAVTNSTMGTTPQYRAIRPELAGVRKLGLPSLLTPSIVDNLPRVRGLSNLGNTCFFNAVLQCLARTPFLTDLLKQNGEHFQLPGGPLKLTDDSEINVAPIGGPLDNFGQLTLALANTLSELQSGSGGVFTPRPLLKQLTDKWPQFDGGDQQDSHELLRHLLESVRNEDMRRYQRVVLVVMGYLKNSKDVNEQDKQKVKFYGEQIQNRILVPEPVFQGCFVSTLTCQECFHESCRHEYFLDLSIPVCTEKPHPQLHRRKASPDQTSAEVSADYTCRGAAKGDRDVPKPLTSTEKRKIKKARQAAKKASRQISLKVTPASGVGDSQLPENDEDTTGAAGGSDGVSASAQDGAESSADRDGMSDADVEDNLTDDAQPRRGGLLDQNGNQSAAGTAAGGPEKRDDAPENPNKEDTAVKNVVCELGISAEGVANMIGKMSLNPRDKESGGGDEIPELNKLKPRRQRTACRTLAPRYQCDENECSIQSCLNSFTVVEMMTGNNKVCCDNCTERINGKDGKSVYTNATKQFLISSPPAILIIHLKRFQVGPRGILRKITKAVTFPFVLDIAPFCVSGVEHLPKVRRGQKKLLYSLYGIVEHSGTMHGGHYVAYVKVRPELPKDDHRWTYLAKSAKSELDQQSEEALRMQHELAREKAHQMMTAARDSDDALTSTSSSSSSSASSPASSERSSEGEEEGAVGYSSKPTQQQQSELLPDVDPPPGKWYYVSDSHVREVSEDSVLSAQAYLLFYERIF, from the exons ATGGTGAAGAAGAAATGCAACACCTTCAAGGACCAGGATTCGTCGACCGAATCCAATGACGACCTCATGGGTCGCGGGAGTGCGGGACCTATCCAGGCCGGTTCCGGCGAAAGCTGCAAGCACGCCCTAAAAGCCGTCGAAATGTCCGCCATTCGCAAACGGCTCAAAACCAGCGGTCTCGATCGGGAGTGCGCCAAGTGTGCTGAAGAAACGAAGGGCGAGAAGCCTCTGGTCTCCCTACTGGATGACGACGAGAATGGGTTCGCCTACGATACTGCCCTGTGGATGTGCCTCAAGTGCGGTACACAGCTGTGCGGTCGCTCCCAGATGAAACACGCCAAGGCGCATTACGAG ACTCCACGATCGGATCAGCACTCGTTGTGTATCAACACGACCAATTTTGAGATATGGTGCTATCAGTGTGACGACAGGGTTAAACCGAACTCGCTACCCCGTTTGCAGGAGTGTGTCGAATTTGTTAAAAAGACAGCCAACAAATCTAAAGAGCTAGATTACCAAGATCAACCTTTCGGTCCTCTGAATGTTGGTGATAACGAATTGATCGCTGTAATGGGTGATGTGCTTCCGATTCAGAACTCTGTCTCTGGACCCACGCCGGCTGTAAACTCTTCAGCTGTAACGAACAGCACGATGGGAACCACACCGCAATACCGTGCAATCAGGCCCGAATTAGCGGGTGTCCGAAAGCTGGGCCTCCCGAGCTTACTGACGCCGTCCATTGTGGATAACTTGCCGCGGGTTCGCGGTTTGTCCAACTTGGGCAACACGTGCTTTTTCAATGCCGTCCTGCAGTGTCTGGCCCGAACACCGTTTCTAACGGATTTGCTAAAACAAAACGGCGAACATTTCCAATTGCCCGGGGGACCGCTGAAGCTGACCGATGACAGTGAAATTAATGTCGCTCCCATCGGTGGCCCACTGGACAACTTTGGGCAGCTTACGTTGGCGCTGGCCAATACCCTGAGCGAACTACAGTCGGGCAGCGGAGGAGTGTTCACGCCGCGGCCCTTGCTCAAACAGCTAACGGACAAGTGGCCTCAATTCGACGGCGGTGATCAGCAGGATTCGCACGAGCTGCTCCGGCATTTGCTGGAAAGTGTGCGCAACGAGGACATGCGGAG ATACCAACGTGTGGTTCTAGTGGTCATGGGTTACCTGAAGAACTCGAAGGACGTCAACGAGCAGGACAAACAGAAGGTGAAATTTTACGGAGAACAGATTCAGAACCGAATCCTGGTACCGGAGCCAGTTTTCCAGGGCTGCTTCGTGTCGACGCTCACCTGCCAGGAGTGCTTCCACGAGTCGTGTCGGCACGAATACTTCCTTGACTTGTCGATTCCGGTTTGCACCGAGAAACCGCACCCGCAGCTGCACCGGCGAAAGGCCAGCCCGGACCAGACATCGGCTGAGGTTAGCGCCGATTACACGTGTCGAGGGGCAGCGAAAGGTGATCGGGACGTTCCGAAACCGCTGACCAGTACCGAAAAGCGGAAAATTAAGAAAGCTCGCCAGGCAGCCAAGAAAGCGTCTCGACAAATTTCCTTAAAAGTGACCCCAGCTAGCGGCGTTGGTGACTCACAGCTACCTGAAAATGATGAGGACACGACAGGTGCTGCCGGGGGTTCCGATGGAGTATCTGCTTCAGCGCAGGATGGTGCCGAATCGAGTGCCGATAGAGACGGAATGTCCGATGCGGATGTGGAAGACAATCTGACTGATGACGCTCAACCTCGAAGGGGTGGTTTGTTGGACCAGAACGGGAACCAATCGGCGGCTGGAACGGCTGCCGGAGGACCAGAGAAACGCGATGACGCACCGGAAAATCCAAATAAGGAAGATACTGCCGTGAAGAATGTGGTTTGCGAGCTAGGAATCAGCGCCGAGGGGGTGGCCAATATGATAGGGAAGATGAGTTTGAATCCAAGGGACAAAGAAAGTGGTGGCGGCGATGAAATACCGGAATTGAACAAGTTGAAACCTCGTCGGCAGCGAACAGCTTGTCGTACATTGGCTCCGCGCTACCAATGCGATGAAAACGAGTGCTCCATCCAATCTTGCTTGAACAGCTTTACAGTGGTGGAAATGATGACCGGAAACAACAAAGTTTGTTGTGATAATTGCACCGAACGCATCAACGGCAAGGACGGGAAATCAGTCTACACCAATGCCACCAAACAGTTCCTTATTTCGTCGCCTCCAGCCATCCTCATTATTCACCTGAAACGCTTCCAGGTTGGACCACGTGGAATACTCCGAAAAATCACCAAGGCTGTTACTTTCCCATTCGTCTTGGACATTGCCCCGTTTTGCGTTTCAGGCGTCGAACATCTTCCCAAAGTTAGACGTGGTCAGAAAAAATTGCTCTATTCGTTGTACGGAATTGTCGAACATTCGGGAACTATGCATGGTGGACATTACGTAGCCTACGTCAAGGTGCGTCCAGAGTTGCCGAAGGACGATCACCGGTGGACGTATCTAGCTAAAAGCGCCAAATCTGAATTAGATCAACAGAGTGAAGAGGCGCTTCGGATGCAGCATGAACTTGCTCGCGAAAAGGCCCACCAGATGATGACGGCGGCGCGGGACAGCGACGACGCTTTGACCtcgaccagcagcagcagcagttcgTCAGCCTCCAGCCCAGCCTCGTCCGAACGTTCCTCAGAGGGTGAGGAGGAAGGCGCCGTTGGGTACAGTTCAAAGCCcacgcagcagcagcagtcggAATTGCTGCCGGACGTCGATCCGCCACCCGGCAAATGGTACTACGTTTCTGACAGCCACGTGCGTGAAGTGTCCGAAGATAGCGTTCTCAGCGCCCAGGCTTATCTGCTGTTCTATGAGAGAATTTTCTAA
- the LOC129747975 gene encoding NADH-ubiquinone oxidoreductase 75 kDa subunit, mitochondrial, protein MLRAPLTRVLVLGARCPGAAAAASNAGQQITRGAATTPAKAPEKIEVFVDDQPVMVDPGTTVLQAAAMVGVEIPRFCYHERLAVAGNCRMCLVEVEKSPKPVAACAMPVMKGWRIKTDSEMTRKAREGVMEFLLMNHPLDCPICDQGGECDLQDQAMAFGSDRSRFTDIDHSGKRAVEDKDIGPLIKTIMTRCIHCTRCIRFASEIAGVDDLGTTGRGNDMQIGTYVEKLFLSELSGNVIDLCPVGALTNKPYSFVARPWEIRKIESIDVLDAVGSNIIVSTRTGEVLRILPRENEEINEEWLSDKSRFACDGLKRQRLIAPMLRNPSGELEAVEWESALITVAQALRGAPKGKVAAIAGGLADAEALVALKDLLNRLGSETLCTEQKFPTDGTGTDFRSSYVLNSSIAACEEADLVLLVGTNPRYEAPLLNTRLRKGYIHNEQNIAVLGPKVNLSYDYEHLGNDATLVRDIASGNQPFAKKLKEAKKPLIIVGADQLARKDGTAFITALHVFANSLKPADANWKVWNVLQTNAAQTAALDVGYTPGAEAALASSPKVLFLLGADAGVIKKEQLPKDCFVIYQGHHGDAGAQLAHAILPGAAYTEKQGTYVNTEGRAQQTLVAVTPPGLAREDWKILRALSEISGAPLPYDNLDELRSRMEDIAPHLVRYGRLEKNNFFRTVDEMLKNASVSFEGAKIDVHQKKLEDFFMTDPITRASPTMAKCVTAAKKQKAAAAN, encoded by the exons ATGCTACGAGCACCGTTGACCAGGGTACTTGTGCTTGGTGCTCGCTGCCCTGGGGCAGCCGCAGCAGCAAGCAACGCCGGGCAGCAGATCACCCGTGGGGCTGCCACCACTCCGGCCAAGGCACCGGAAAAGATTGAAGTGTTTGTCGACGACCAACCAGTGATGGTGGATCCGGGAACCACTGTGCTGCAG GCAGCGGCCATGGTCGGTGTGGAAATCCCGCGTTTCTGCTATCACGAGCGACTGGCCGTAGCCGGCAACTGTCGGATGTGTCTGGTTGAGGTGGAGAAGTCCCCAAAACCGGTAGCAGCCTGTGCCATGCCGGTCATGAAGGGTTGGCGTATCAAAACGGATTCGGAGATGACCCGGAAGGCGCGCGAAGGTGTCATGGAATTTTTGCTGATGAACCACCCGCTCGACTGTCCCATTTGCGATCAGGGTGGCGAGTGTGACCTGCAGGATCAGGCCATGGCGTTCGGCTCAGACCGGTCTCGGTTTACCGATATCGATCACAGTGGAAAGCGAGCCGTGGAGGATAAGGATATCGGACCGCTAATCAAGACCATCATGACCCGTTGTATCCATTGTACGCGATGTATTCGCTTTGCTTCGGAGATTGCCGGAGTTGATGATCTGGGAACGACCGGACGAGGTAATGATATGCAGATTGGAACCTATGTTGAGAAGCTGTTCTTGTCGGAGCTGTCTGGCAATGTGATTGACTTGTGTCCGGTAGGTGCTTTGACCAACAAACCGTACAGCTTCGTTGCTCGTCCGTGGGAAATCCGTAAGATTGAGTCGATTGATGTATTGGATGCTGTGGGTAGCAATATCATTGTTAGTACCCGTACTGGTGAGGTGCTTCGTATTTTACCCCGTGAAAACGAGGAGATCAACGAAGAGTGGCTGTCTGATAAGTCCCGGTTTGCTTGTGATGGATTGAAGCGTCAGCGTTTGATCGCTCCCATGCTGCGTAATCCCAGCGGCGAGCTCGAGGCTGTAGAATGGGAGTCGGCTTTGATCACCGTTGCTCAGGCTTTGCGAGGTGCACCTAAAGGTAAGGTGGCTGCCATTGCTGGTGGTCTGGCCGATGCCGAAGCTCTGGTGGCGTTGAAGGACCTCTTGAACCGCCTGGGATCGGAAACTTTGTGTACCGAACAGAAGTTCCCTACCGATGGTACCGGAACTGATTTCCGTTCGAGCTATGTGTTGAACTCTTCGATTGCTGCATGCGAAGAGGCCGATCTGGTGCTGCTGGTTGGAACGAATCCGCGCTACGAGGCGCCACTTTTGAACACGCGCTTGCGTAAGGGCTatattcacaatgaacaaaacattGCTGTACTGGGCCCGAAGGTGAATCTGTCCTACGATTATGAG CATCTAGGAAACGACGCGACTTTGGTGCGTGATATTGCCTCCGGTAATCAACCATTCGCCAAGAAATTGAAGGAAGCTAAAAAACCTTTGATCATCGTTGGTGCTGATCAGTTGGCCCGCAAAGACGGAACGGCCTTCATCACAGCGCTGCACGTTTTCGCCAACTCGCTGAAACCGGCGGAT gCCAACTGGAAGGTCTGGAATGTGCTGCAAACAAACGCCGCCCAAACGGCCGCTCTCGACGTTGGATACACTCCGGGTGCCGAGGCTGCTCTAGCTTCTAGCCCCAAGGTTCTGTTCTTGCTTGGAGCCGACGCTGGTGTTATTAAAAAAGAGCAGTTGCCCAAGGATTGCTTCGTAATCTACCAGGGTCATCACGGCGATGCTGGTGCTCAGTTGGCCCACGCAATTCTTCCGGGAGCGGCTTACACCGAGAAGCAGGGAACCTACGTCAATACCGAAGGTCGTGCCCAGCAAACCTTGGTCGCAGTGACGCCACCCGGTTTAGCTCGCGAAGACTGGAAGATTCTCCGGGCTTTGTCGGAGATTTCCGGTGCCCCGCTTCCCTACGACAATCTGGACGAGCTTCGATCCCGAATGGAGGACATTGCCCCACATCTGGTGCGCTACGGACGGCTGGAGAAGAACAACTTCTTCCGAACGGTCGACGAGATGCTGAAGAACGCCTCGGTTAGCTTCGAGGGGGCCAAGATCGATGTTCACCAGAAGAAGCTGGAGGACTTCTTCATGACCGATCCGATCACCCGGGCATCGCCCACGATGGCTAAGTGCGTGACGGCGGCCAAGAAGCAAAAGGCCGCTGCCGCCAATTAG